One bacterium DNA window includes the following coding sequences:
- a CDS encoding VOC family protein, with product MQIKELGHVVLYVTDLKRSADFYKDTLGFREITRGQGAAVFSSGRTHHELLLIEIGGEPVAHREPKPGLYHIGFKIGDSPEDIREAFRELQEKNVTIIGTGDHTVTHSIYILDPDGNELELYADVSDIWRKDPKSIMAPVKPLKI from the coding sequence ATGCAAATTAAAGAACTTGGACATGTGGTGTTGTATGTAACGGATTTGAAGCGGTCGGCGGATTTTTACAAAGATACGCTCGGGTTCCGTGAGATAACCCGCGGTCAAGGAGCTGCGGTATTCTCCTCGGGAAGAACACATCATGAATTGCTTCTCATAGAGATAGGTGGAGAACCCGTCGCACATCGCGAACCAAAACCCGGGCTGTATCATATTGGTTTCAAAATCGGCGACTCGCCCGAAGATATCAGGGAGGCCTTTCGTGAACTTCAGGAAAAAAACGTCACCATTATCGGCACCGGAGACCACACCGTAACGCACAGCATCTATATTTTAGACCCCGACGGAAACGAACTGGAACTGTATGCCGATGTTTCCGATATTTGGAGGAAAGACCCTAAATCTATCATGGCGCCGGTAAAGCCGCTCAAGATTTGA
- a CDS encoding phosphatidylserine/phosphatidylglycerophosphate/cardiolipin synthase family protein codes for MNTEFSEPKLYTTGQELFPDLERLICEAKKEILVSVYEFTQDTIGKKFSKIFGEAARRGVRVRVLFDNVELLRDLNESIRENLQMLGVDAIIFRPLKSWLPWHPLMAACRNHVRLLLIDREIFGLGGMSFTGTSLARQDLFLLSRTEHASDIAEYFEKLCRLAFRPSLPQTLSMEKSAAALPGYTLLTSGPQRRDREIYRWLENAIRNAKKYIGIATPFFFPDRRILKHLAQASRRGVKIEIVTPLRTDKPRYDWFRAVPVPYLTRRGVLWHGSREYFHSKCCIVDNQWMFGSANIDIFGIERNYELNVCGNEKKMHDMLERHLVQLKKGAATITTQPTPLYIHILIILFSRLAEFILKLT; via the coding sequence ATGAATACGGAATTTTCCGAACCGAAATTGTATACGACGGGACAGGAACTTTTTCCAGATTTAGAGCGCCTTATTTGTGAGGCAAAGAAAGAAATACTCGTTTCGGTCTATGAATTCACCCAAGATACGATAGGAAAGAAATTTTCCAAGATTTTTGGTGAGGCCGCTCGTCGTGGCGTCCGCGTCCGCGTCCTTTTTGACAATGTGGAGCTCTTGCGCGACCTGAACGAGTCCATACGAGAAAACCTGCAGATGCTTGGAGTAGATGCCATTATATTCCGCCCTCTCAAGTCTTGGCTTCCTTGGCATCCGCTCATGGCGGCTTGCCGTAACCACGTGCGCCTATTGCTTATAGACCGAGAGATTTTTGGTCTTGGCGGAATGTCATTTACGGGAACGAGTCTGGCACGCCAGGATCTTTTCCTGCTTTCTCGGACAGAACATGCCTCGGATATCGCCGAGTATTTTGAAAAGCTCTGCCGGCTTGCTTTCAGGCCATCCCTGCCTCAGACGCTCTCCATGGAGAAGAGCGCCGCAGCACTGCCAGGATACACTCTGCTTACGTCTGGGCCGCAGAGACGCGACAGAGAGATCTACCGGTGGCTTGAGAACGCCATCCGCAATGCAAAAAAGTATATCGGCATCGCAACACCGTTCTTTTTTCCCGATAGACGCATCCTTAAACATCTTGCTCAAGCAAGCCGTCGCGGAGTAAAAATAGAGATAGTAACTCCCCTGCGCACCGATAAACCCCGCTACGACTGGTTCCGCGCCGTTCCAGTGCCATACCTTACGCGCCGAGGCGTTCTGTGGCACGGCTCACGGGAGTACTTTCATTCAAAATGCTGTATTGTAGATAACCAATGGATGTTCGGCAGTGCGAACATAGACATCTTTGGCATTGAGCGAAATTACGAGCTCAATGTGTGCGGCAATGAGAAAAAAATGCATGATATGCTTGAGAGGCATCTTGTGCAACTGAAAAAGGGTGCCGCCACCATCACCACACAGCCAACCCCCTTATACATCCACATTCTCATTATACTATTCAGTCGTTTGGCAGAATTTATTCTTAAACTTACTTAG
- a CDS encoding ribonuclease J → MTSTLQSQTPSRNQNRRRKHGERKWPERSKGFSQSGPRHQKSPEHSSRDLKRRMRLPKRRPIIEGEGEQRSIILPRSNNLRIIPIGGLGEIGKNMTVLEYDGRILIVDIGLRFPEEDMPGIDYIIPNIEYLKGKEDQIEGIVLTHGHMDHIGGLPYVLEKLKYPTIYAAALTVGIVKKRLEEFKHLAKPDIELITRNSHLDLGPFRIDVLHINHNIPDAVALAIETPVGTVVHTGDFKIDFDPFIDKPADLEKIKRIGDRGVLALLSDSTSADQEGHSISERTIYENLEKIVSEAKGRIIAATFSSLINRVQQLIEIAEKQNRRIFLQGFSMRTNVEIARQLGYVKYKDSTMIVDGTEANKLPPERVIVLGTGAQGEGNAMLMRIASGEHRFIRIEKGDTVVFSSSVIPGNERSVQMVKDLLAKQGAKIVHYQMMDVHAGGHGRKEDLKHMIQMVRPRYLIPVHGNFYMLKIHGEIGQAEGIPEKNVLLLENGNVAEFTSKHEAKVLKQKVPAHYVMVDGLGVGDIREVVLRDRQTLASDGMFVIIAIIDSKTGKLRGEPDIITRGFVYIKESGRLINEARKRVIDIITKTEGPKHAINSPFLRDNLRDRIGEFLFIKTERRPMILPVIIEV, encoded by the coding sequence ATGACCTCCACATTACAATCGCAGACTCCTTCGCGAAATCAGAACCGGCGCAGAAAGCATGGTGAAAGAAAATGGCCAGAGCGCAGCAAAGGGTTTTCTCAGAGCGGTCCGCGCCACCAAAAAAGTCCAGAGCACTCAAGCCGCGATCTGAAGCGGAGAATGCGCCTGCCCAAGCGCCGCCCCATCATTGAGGGAGAAGGAGAACAGCGAAGCATCATACTTCCCCGATCCAACAATCTTCGCATCATTCCCATCGGCGGTCTGGGGGAGATAGGAAAGAACATGACGGTGCTGGAATACGACGGACGCATTCTTATCGTTGACATTGGATTGCGCTTCCCTGAAGAGGATATGCCCGGCATTGACTACATCATACCCAACATTGAGTACCTGAAAGGCAAGGAAGACCAGATAGAAGGCATCGTCCTCACTCATGGCCACATGGACCACATTGGCGGGCTTCCGTATGTGTTGGAAAAACTGAAATACCCGACCATTTATGCAGCCGCGCTCACGGTGGGTATCGTTAAAAAACGCCTCGAAGAGTTCAAACATCTGGCAAAGCCCGATATAGAACTCATCACGCGTAATTCCCATCTGGATCTAGGCCCGTTCCGCATTGACGTCCTGCACATCAACCACAACATCCCCGATGCCGTAGCGCTCGCCATAGAGACGCCTGTGGGCACCGTGGTACATACCGGGGACTTCAAGATAGACTTTGATCCGTTCATTGACAAGCCCGCAGACCTGGAGAAAATAAAGCGTATCGGCGATCGGGGAGTTTTGGCGCTGCTATCCGATTCTACCAGCGCCGATCAGGAGGGCCATTCGATCTCCGAACGTACTATTTATGAGAACTTGGAGAAAATAGTCTCCGAGGCCAAGGGCCGCATCATTGCGGCAACCTTTTCCTCTCTCATCAACCGCGTACAGCAGCTTATTGAAATAGCGGAAAAACAAAATCGCCGCATCTTTTTGCAAGGCTTTTCCATGCGTACGAATGTTGAAATCGCGCGGCAGCTTGGCTATGTAAAATACAAGGATAGCACGATGATCGTCGACGGCACGGAGGCGAACAAGCTTCCGCCGGAACGGGTCATTGTGCTTGGCACCGGAGCGCAGGGAGAAGGAAACGCGATGCTTATGCGTATTGCGTCGGGTGAACACCGATTCATCAGGATAGAGAAGGGCGATACGGTGGTGTTCTCTTCATCGGTCATTCCCGGAAACGAGCGGAGCGTGCAGATGGTAAAGGACCTGCTTGCAAAGCAGGGAGCAAAGATAGTCCACTACCAAATGATGGATGTGCATGCCGGAGGCCACGGCCGTAAAGAAGATTTAAAACACATGATACAGATGGTGCGTCCCCGCTACCTCATTCCGGTACACGGCAATTTCTATATGCTCAAAATACACGGCGAAATAGGGCAGGCCGAGGGTATACCCGAAAAGAACGTTCTTTTGCTTGAGAACGGCAACGTGGCGGAGTTCACGTCCAAACACGAAGCCAAAGTCCTTAAACAAAAAGTTCCGGCGCACTATGTGATGGTTGACGGCCTTGGCGTGGGAGATATCCGCGAAGTAGTATTGCGCGATCGCCAGACGCTTGCGTCCGACGGCATGTTCGTCATCATCGCGATCATAGACTCCAAAACCGGAAAATTACGTGGAGAACCGGATATTATCACGCGGGGATTCGTATACATCAAGGAATCGGGTCGCCTTATCAATGAGGCGAGAAAACGCGTCATAGACATCATTACGAAAACCGAGGGACCGAAACACGCCATCAATTCTCCATTCTTGCGCGACAACTTACGCGACCGCATCGGCGAGTTTCTGTTCATAAAAACAGAACGCCGCCCGATGATATTACCAGTTATTATTGAGGTATGA
- a CDS encoding methionine--tRNA ligase — protein sequence MSIPFSDFKKLEFKIGTIRSAERIEGSEKLLKLTVDLTSETRQVIAGIGRIHAPENLIDTQCAFIVNLEPRMLMGLESQGMLLAASDENGNPVLLRPEKEVASGTPIQ from the coding sequence ATGTCAATCCCATTCTCTGACTTCAAAAAACTTGAATTTAAAATAGGCACCATCCGCTCCGCAGAACGCATCGAGGGTTCCGAAAAACTTCTGAAACTTACCGTTGACCTTACTTCCGAGACGCGCCAGGTCATTGCGGGCATCGGCAGGATACACGCGCCGGAGAACCTCATTGATACACAATGCGCCTTTATTGTGAACCTTGAACCGCGCATGTTAATGGGCCTTGAGTCGCAGGGCATGTTGCTTGCCGCTTCCGATGAGAACGGCAACCCGGTGCTATTGAGACCGGAAAAAGAAGTTGCCTCCGGGACACCGATACAGTAA
- the trpS gene encoding tryptophan--tRNA ligase: MEQRQKKDLVFSGIKPTSRPHLGNYLGMIRQAVELQSVHECIYGIVDLHAITKPQKPEELSQHTRDIVLDLLALGIDPKRSILFVQSHVPQHSELAWIFNTITPLSWLDRLGPYKEEIEKNPKFNQVGILDYPVLMAADILLYKATIVPVGEDQLPHIDIANEIAKRFNHLFGATFDPIKPALTKSPRVMSLKDPKKKMSKSGDESVSLGDTPDMIRKKIMSAVTDSGSEIRYTPGAKPAISSLLTIYKELSGKDTKSLEKMYAGKGYGEFKKDLAEVVVEYFAPFRKKRAELEKNPQYTREVLQDGARRATILSQQTLNEVKKRIGFLSY, encoded by the coding sequence ATGGAGCAAAGGCAAAAAAAAGACCTCGTTTTCAGTGGCATCAAGCCCACAAGCCGCCCGCACCTGGGAAATTATTTGGGTATGATCAGGCAGGCCGTAGAACTGCAAAGCGTGCATGAATGCATCTACGGCATCGTTGATCTGCATGCTATCACCAAGCCCCAGAAACCTGAAGAACTTTCGCAACATACGCGCGACATTGTGCTGGACCTCCTGGCACTGGGGATTGATCCTAAGCGCTCCATCCTCTTTGTACAATCGCACGTACCGCAACATTCGGAGTTGGCCTGGATATTCAATACCATCACTCCCCTCTCCTGGCTTGACCGCCTGGGGCCATACAAGGAAGAGATCGAAAAAAACCCAAAATTCAATCAAGTAGGGATACTGGACTACCCGGTGCTGATGGCCGCCGACATCCTACTTTATAAAGCAACGATTGTACCCGTTGGAGAAGACCAGCTTCCGCATATTGACATTGCAAACGAGATCGCAAAACGCTTCAATCACTTGTTCGGCGCAACTTTTGATCCAATAAAGCCTGCCCTCACAAAAAGCCCGCGCGTCATGTCGCTGAAAGACCCAAAAAAGAAAATGTCCAAATCGGGAGACGAGAGCGTTTCTCTTGGTGATACTCCCGATATGATACGAAAAAAGATCATGAGCGCAGTTACCGATTCGGGAAGCGAGATACGCTATACTCCGGGGGCAAAACCTGCCATCTCAAGCTTGCTTACCATTTATAAGGAACTTTCGGGGAAAGATACAAAGTCGCTGGAAAAAATGTACGCGGGCAAGGGATACGGAGAATTCAAAAAAGACCTCGCCGAGGTCGTTGTGGAGTATTTTGCCCCTTTCCGTAAAAAGCGCGCGGAACTTGAGAAAAACCCTCAATACACTCGCGAGGTCTTGCAAGATGGAGCGAGACGTGCTACAATATTAAGTCAGCAAACTCTTAATGAAGTTAAAAAACGTATTGGTTTCTTGAGTTACTGA
- a CDS encoding phosphomannomutase/phosphoglucomutase, with the protein MQVNPKIFKAYDVRGIAGSEITSELSYAVGRGFAALFLKNPENRKAVVGQDARPTSAEFTKELIRGLRDGGADVIGIGLVTTPLFYFSVNASEAAGGIMVTASHNPAEYNGFKVVKEKAVAIGLDTGLGGLRDLVMKEEFGEPVPESSFSEANFLRQYLDSLTQGVHLKKFNIAIDAGNGMIGVVLPKFLGRLGIEAHSLYLEPDCTFPNHEANPLKEETLVDLKALMREHAVDFGVAFDGDGDRIGFVLSDGQVVLGDIMLAFLVKEYLALSPGSAVVYAVNCSHIVPETILSYGGKPIRSKIGHTLIKEKMKETGAILGGEMSTHYAYKELGGVESTMLTLIRVCQALTRSGKTLKEALRPFMKYAKTPEMNFSVNDKEAKLQELSGAYQDGKQDWLDGLTVEYDTWWFNARLSNTEPLLRLCVEANSKELLERKLEELKLLMRNKE; encoded by the coding sequence ATGCAGGTCAATCCGAAGATATTCAAGGCGTATGACGTTCGCGGCATAGCAGGAAGCGAAATAACGTCCGAACTTTCTTATGCGGTGGGGCGCGGCTTTGCGGCACTGTTTTTAAAGAACCCAGAGAACCGCAAGGCTGTTGTCGGCCAGGACGCCAGACCGACTTCTGCGGAATTTACAAAGGAACTTATTCGGGGTCTCCGCGATGGAGGTGCTGATGTTATCGGCATAGGACTGGTTACTACGCCGCTTTTTTATTTTTCAGTTAATGCTTCCGAGGCCGCAGGCGGCATCATGGTAACCGCCTCCCATAACCCTGCGGAATACAATGGTTTCAAGGTTGTGAAGGAGAAGGCGGTCGCCATAGGACTTGATACCGGGCTTGGAGGGCTCCGTGATCTTGTCATGAAAGAAGAATTCGGGGAGCCTGTTCCGGAAAGTAGTTTTTCCGAAGCAAATTTTCTTCGTCAATATCTTGACTCATTGACCCAGGGCGTACATCTAAAGAAATTTAACATCGCCATTGATGCCGGAAACGGCATGATAGGTGTCGTGCTTCCGAAGTTTCTTGGCAGACTTGGCATTGAGGCGCATTCACTATATCTGGAGCCGGACTGCACATTTCCGAATCATGAGGCAAACCCCCTGAAGGAAGAAACGCTTGTGGACCTCAAGGCGCTCATGCGGGAACATGCGGTGGATTTTGGAGTCGCTTTTGACGGAGATGGCGACCGCATCGGATTCGTTCTTTCTGACGGACAGGTGGTTCTGGGAGACATCATGCTTGCATTCCTTGTAAAAGAATATCTTGCGCTGTCTCCGGGTTCCGCGGTGGTTTATGCGGTCAACTGCTCGCATATCGTGCCGGAGACGATTCTCTCATACGGTGGCAAGCCGATTAGATCGAAGATCGGCCATACGCTCATCAAGGAAAAAATGAAGGAGACCGGAGCGATACTTGGGGGCGAGATGTCCACGCATTATGCCTACAAAGAGCTGGGGGGAGTTGAATCCACCATGCTCACGCTCATTAGGGTTTGCCAGGCTCTTACCAGGTCCGGAAAAACGCTCAAAGAGGCACTTAGGCCATTTATGAAATATGCTAAAACGCCAGAGATGAATTTTTCGGTTAACGACAAAGAAGCCAAACTTCAGGAACTTTCAGGCGCATATCAGGATGGCAAGCAAGACTGGCTTGACGGTCTGACCGTGGAGTACGATACGTGGTGGTTTAACGCGCGGCTTTCCAACACCGAGCCGCTCCTGCGCCTTTGCGTGGAAGCAAACTCGAAAGAACTATTAGAACGAAAGCTCGAGGAGCTTAAACTGCTTATGCGAAACAAAGAATAA
- the ychF gene encoding redox-regulated ATPase YchF, with amino-acid sequence MLSIGIVGLPNVGKSTLFKALTKNPVDISNYPFCTIDPNVGIVKVPDERLEKLAVQFKSKKVIPTIVEFHDIAGLVKNASKGEGLGNAFLSHIRRVDAICEVVRCFQSGDIVHVEGSVDPERDMGIIHLELILADLELASKALSKAASEAKSGKADMIKRRDILQKIVGTLEEEKLLSTVAWHEDELLVVKELNLLTIKPWLVAFNLSEEDIREDGFKKARQEEETRFKNTFPELKNFGLVYIATKFEQELSELTPEEAVTYRKEFNVSELYKGIDGLIEKGYETLNLITFLTTGEDETRAWTITRGSTAPQAGGRIHSDFEEKFIRAEIIPWQELLECGSWAKARELGKIKTVGRDHVMNDGDVIEIKI; translated from the coding sequence ATGTTATCAATCGGCATCGTCGGCCTTCCTAATGTAGGAAAATCAACACTGTTCAAGGCGCTCACCAAAAATCCGGTGGATATTTCGAATTATCCGTTTTGCACTATTGACCCAAATGTGGGAATCGTGAAAGTTCCCGATGAGCGCTTGGAAAAACTTGCCGTCCAGTTTAAATCGAAAAAAGTAATCCCCACGATTGTGGAATTCCATGATATCGCGGGCCTGGTGAAAAACGCCTCCAAGGGCGAGGGGCTTGGCAACGCTTTTTTATCGCACATAAGGCGTGTGGATGCGATATGCGAGGTCGTGCGCTGTTTTCAGTCTGGTGATATTGTGCATGTGGAAGGCTCGGTGGACCCCGAACGCGACATGGGTATTATTCATTTGGAACTTATTCTGGCGGACCTCGAGCTTGCCTCCAAGGCCTTATCTAAGGCGGCTTCCGAAGCAAAATCAGGCAAGGCGGACATGATAAAACGCCGTGATATCCTGCAGAAGATTGTGGGCACCCTTGAGGAGGAGAAGTTGCTTTCTACCGTGGCATGGCATGAAGATGAGCTTCTCGTCGTGAAAGAACTGAATTTACTCACCATAAAACCATGGCTTGTCGCGTTCAATCTTTCCGAGGAGGATATCCGGGAAGATGGGTTTAAAAAAGCGAGACAGGAAGAGGAAACGCGCTTCAAGAATACGTTTCCGGAGCTAAAGAACTTCGGACTCGTTTACATCGCAACGAAATTCGAGCAAGAGCTTTCGGAACTCACGCCCGAAGAGGCCGTAACATATCGCAAGGAATTCAACGTATCGGAACTCTATAAAGGCATTGACGGGCTTATTGAGAAGGGGTATGAAACGCTCAATCTTATCACATTTTTAACAACTGGGGAAGATGAAACGCGGGCATGGACCATAACACGGGGCTCTACCGCTCCCCAGGCGGGTGGGCGCATTCATAGCGACTTTGAGGAAAAATTCATCCGTGCGGAAATAATCCCCTGGCAGGAACTTTTGGAATGCGGCTCATGGGCAAAGGCGCGGGAACTTGGTAAAATAAAAACCGTCGGCAGGGATCATGTTATGAACGACGGAGACGTAATTGAAATCAAGATATAA
- the pyrH gene encoding UMP kinase yields MYTVITLGGSLIVKDEVRTDFLKKFRPFILRFLKKGRKFVIVAGGGKICRKYQQAAAQISRIPSDDMDWLGIHVTRLNAQLLRTVFLKEAYPEIIESLLKPIRGKPKLIFAAGVRAGNSTDYVAVMLARRFKANRVIVAGTYDAVYDKDFEKYPNAKRLLKLSWKTYRSLIEKKWRPGYRAPMDPVAALAAQKFGIRADIIKAENLKNFSHCIEEKSFRGSVIY; encoded by the coding sequence GTGTATACCGTAATCACTCTCGGCGGCTCGCTTATCGTGAAAGACGAGGTGCGAACAGATTTTTTGAAAAAATTCAGGCCCTTCATTTTACGATTCCTTAAAAAGGGCCGTAAATTTGTGATTGTGGCAGGCGGCGGTAAAATATGCAGGAAGTATCAGCAGGCGGCTGCTCAAATCTCAAGAATTCCGAGCGATGATATGGATTGGCTCGGCATTCACGTGACTCGCCTTAATGCGCAACTTCTCCGAACCGTCTTTTTGAAAGAAGCGTACCCAGAAATCATAGAAAGCCTTTTAAAGCCGATTCGCGGCAAACCGAAACTCATATTCGCCGCTGGGGTACGCGCGGGAAATTCAACGGATTATGTCGCCGTTATGTTGGCACGCCGCTTTAAGGCAAACCGCGTCATCGTCGCGGGAACCTATGATGCCGTCTATGACAAAGATTTTGAAAAATATCCGAACGCAAAGCGTCTTCTGAAACTTAGTTGGAAGACGTATCGAAGTCTTATAGAAAAAAAATGGCGTCCCGGGTATCGAGCGCCTATGGACCCTGTCGCCGCTCTCGCAGCGCAGAAATTCGGCATTCGGGCCGATATCATCAAAGCAGAAAATTTAAAAAACTTCTCCCACTGTATAGAGGAGAAGAGTTTTAGAGGTTCGGTTATATATTAA
- a CDS encoding DNA recombination protein RmuC: MQPLTVILLVVLAVAAGSLASYFLSRRKPAVDAAQELKDLLQRMEGFKDALGSRFSQEVNAIRQEMATHLGSNREALERSGQAVHKQMLEFTAGITQMSGALQEVRGSMKEISSFQDILKTPKLRGQWGEAALKHLLDEVFPKESFEEQHYFKSGEAVDAVIKTPDGKLLPIDSKFPLENFQRYMRAETEAEKAASKKLFLEDAKREIDSVSAKYVLPAEGTTDFALLFIPAESVYYEIVNNFKDVDMSEYARKKKILLVSPNTFYLTLQILSRWWKDVRVSRQTQEIQKRLARVLQDAAKLEEDFRKLGGHLTNARGAYETTEKRLSLMVDRTQRIVEGEEKEGLLEGTGKAPE; the protein is encoded by the coding sequence ATGCAACCGCTCACCGTAATACTTCTCGTTGTTCTTGCCGTGGCCGCTGGATCCTTAGCGTCTTATTTCCTTTCGCGCCGGAAGCCCGCAGTTGATGCCGCCCAAGAACTAAAAGACCTCCTGCAACGCATGGAGGGTTTTAAGGATGCTCTGGGGAGCCGCTTTTCGCAGGAGGTGAACGCCATCCGGCAGGAGATGGCTACGCATCTGGGGAGCAATCGTGAAGCGTTGGAGCGCTCGGGACAGGCGGTGCACAAACAGATGCTGGAATTCACCGCCGGCATCACCCAGATGTCGGGCGCCTTGCAGGAAGTACGCGGTTCGATGAAAGAAATTTCCTCTTTCCAGGATATCCTGAAAACCCCAAAATTACGCGGACAGTGGGGCGAAGCGGCACTCAAACATCTTCTGGATGAAGTGTTCCCAAAGGAATCTTTTGAAGAGCAACACTACTTTAAATCCGGCGAGGCGGTGGACGCGGTCATTAAAACTCCCGACGGCAAGCTTTTGCCCATAGATTCAAAATTTCCGCTGGAAAATTTCCAGCGCTATATGCGCGCCGAAACGGAAGCCGAAAAGGCGGCCTCTAAGAAGTTGTTCTTGGAAGATGCCAAGCGTGAAATAGATTCGGTATCCGCCAAATACGTTCTGCCTGCCGAGGGCACGACCGACTTTGCCCTGCTTTTCATTCCCGCCGAGAGCGTCTATTACGAGATCGTCAATAACTTCAAAGACGTGGATATGTCGGAGTACGCCCGGAAGAAAAAGATTCTTCTTGTCTCGCCAAACACGTTCTATCTTACGTTGCAAATTCTGAGCCGTTGGTGGAAAGACGTACGCGTGTCGCGACAGACGCAGGAAATACAAAAACGTCTTGCGCGAGTCCTGCAAGACGCCGCAAAGCTTGAAGAAGATTTTCGTAAGCTCGGCGGCCATCTTACGAATGCCCGCGGAGCGTACGAAACAACCGAAAAACGCCTCTCCCTCATGGTAGATCGTACACAACGCATCGTGGAAGGGGAGGAGAAAGAGGGATTGCTGGAAGGAACAGGAAAGGCCCCCGAATAA
- a CDS encoding nucleotidyltransferase family protein — MHSRIQVVILAAGRGIRLRPLTDFKPKTLLMVAGRPILEHTLDLISPIAHEIVLVIGYHGEKIWRHIGDEYHDIPVRYIEQRELGGTAHALEQARHTLDKRFLVMMGDDLYARQDIEQIVEHPWAILAKEVSEPKKFGVVRCDRSGYLKDIVENPENPTTKLANCGAYVMGEEYFQHEPVRIPNGEIGLPQTLVKVAQSGTQIKVVKASFWHPIGYPQDLERAEKLLAK, encoded by the coding sequence ATGCATTCTCGCATCCAAGTAGTTATTCTTGCGGCAGGACGTGGTATCAGATTACGGCCGCTTACGGACTTTAAGCCCAAGACTTTGCTTATGGTTGCGGGGCGTCCAATTCTGGAACATACGCTTGACCTTATTTCACCAATTGCGCACGAGATCGTGCTTGTTATTGGTTATCACGGGGAGAAAATATGGCGGCATATTGGTGATGAATATCACGACATACCCGTTCGCTATATAGAACAGCGCGAGCTTGGAGGTACGGCGCATGCATTAGAACAGGCGCGGCACACGCTCGACAAGAGATTTCTGGTTATGATGGGGGATGATTTGTACGCGAGGCAGGATATTGAGCAGATCGTTGAACATCCCTGGGCAATATTGGCAAAGGAAGTCAGTGAACCCAAGAAATTCGGCGTAGTTCGGTGCGACCGCTCCGGCTATCTAAAAGATATCGTTGAAAACCCTGAAAATCCTACTACAAAACTTGCCAACTGCGGGGCGTATGTGATGGGGGAGGAATATTTCCAGCATGAGCCGGTGCGCATACCCAACGGTGAAATAGGTCTTCCGCAAACGCTGGTGAAAGTAGCTCAGAGCGGTACGCAGATAAAAGTTGTAAAAGCCTCTTTCTGGCACCCAATCGGATACCCGCAAGATCTAGAGCGGGCGGAGAAATTACTTGCAAAATAA